One window of Mesoplodon densirostris isolate mMesDen1 chromosome 15, mMesDen1 primary haplotype, whole genome shotgun sequence genomic DNA carries:
- the DSC3 gene encoding desmocollin-3 isoform X1: MAAAGSQSSLRGALCRQLLLTLVVFSFACEACKKVIFHIPSKLEADKVVGRVNLKECLGSADHIQSSDPDFRVLEDGSVYTAHAVVLSDEKRSFTIWLSDSKNQIQKEIPVLLEHQKKVLRKRHTKETVLRRSKRRWAPLPCSMLENSLGPFPLFLQQVQSDASQNYTVFYSISGRGVDQEPLNLFFIDKVNGNLYCTQPVDREEYDVFDLIAHASTADGYSADLPLPLLIIVEDENDNRPIFTEAIYNFEVPESSKIGTTVGVIYATDRDEPDTMHTRLKYSILEQTPGSPGIFSVHPGTGVITTVSHNLDREVVNKYSLIMRVQDMDGQFFGLMSTATCIITVKDSNDNLPTFIQNAYEVSVEENTFDVEILRIPVEDKDLINTTSWRANFTILKGNGNGHFKISTDKETNEGVLYVVKPLNYEENRQVVLEIGVVNEAPFTGDVTLGTTNMNRALVTVDVKDQDEGPECRPAIQYVQIKENSPVGSKISGYKAYDPETKSSSGLRYKLLHDQKGWITINEISGSLVISKTLDREAVTPRSALYNVTVLAIDQDSRSCTGTLAIKIEDENDNPPEIVQNHLIVCKPKMEYVDISAVDPDEPNHGAPFHFSLAKTSPEINRPWTLTKVNDTAARLSYLKNAKFQEYYISVIVSDRGHQSATKTLRVELCDCIRPDQCRTTAPSAGVLGHWAILAILLGIVLLFSVLLTVVCGLASARNKKSFPEDLAQQNLIISNTEAPGDDKVCSANGFTTHTVNSSNQGFCGTMGSEVKNGRQETIEMVKGGNQTLELCQGAGHHHTLDSCRGGTMEMDHSEWYNFTQPRLGEKLHLCNQDEDHMPSQDYVLTYNYEGRGSPAGSVGCCSEKQEEDGLDFLNNLETKFTALAETCTKK, from the exons GTCTTCAGTTTTGCTTGTGAAGCTTGCAAAAAGGTGATATTTCATATACCTTCCAAACTAGAGGCAGACAAAGTGGTTGGCAGAG TTAATTTGAAAGAGTGCCTCGGATCTGCAGACCACATCCAATCCAGtgatcctgatttcagagttctAGAAGATGGGTCAGTATACACAGCCCATGCTGTTGTGTTGTCTGATGAGAAAAGATCTTTCACCATATGGCTTTCTGACTCAAAGAATCAGATACAGAAAGAGATTCCTGTGCTCCTGGAACATCAGAAGAAG GTACTGAGGAAGAGACACACTAAAGAGACTGTTCTCAGGCGTTCCAAGAGGAGATGGGCGCCTCTCCCCTGCTCAATGCTGGAGAATTCCTTGGGCCCTTTCCCTTTGTTCCTTCAACAG GTTCAATCTGACGCGTCACAGAACTATACCGTCTTCTACTCAATAAGTGGGCGTGGAGTTGACCAAGAACCTTTAAATCTGTTTTTCATAGATAAAGTCAATGGAAATCTGTATTGTACCCAGCCTGTGGATCGTGAAGAATATGATGTTTTTGAT CTGATTGCCCATGCATCAACTGCAGATGGGTATTCAGCAGACTTACCTCTTCCACTGCTCATCATAGTGGAGGATGAAAATGACAACCGCCCTATTTTCACAGAAGCAATTTATAATTTTGAAGTTCCAGAAAGCAGTAAAATTG gTACTACAGTGGGAGTGATTTATGCCACGGACAGAGATGAACCAGACACGATGCATACACGCCTGAAGTATAGCATTTTGGAGCAGACGCCAGGATCACCGGGGATCTTTTCTGTGCATCCCGGCACAGGTGTAATCACCACAGTCTCTCATAATTTGGACAGAGAG gTTGTAAACAAGTACTCATTGATAATGAGAGTACAAGACATGGATGGTCAATTTTTTGGATTGATGAGTACAGCAACTTGCATCATAACAGTAAAAGATTCAAATGACAATTTACCCACTTTCATACAAAATGCT TATGAAGTATCAGTAGAGGAAAATACGTTCGATGTGGAAATCTTACGAATACCTGTAGAAGATAAGGATTTAATTAACACTACCAGTTGGAGAGccaattttactattttaaagggCAATGGAAATGGACATTTCAAAATCAgtacagacaaagaaactaatGAAGGTGTTCTCTATGTTGTAAAG ccacTGAATTACGAAGAAAACCGTCAAGTGGTCCTGGAAATTGGAGTAGTCAATGAAGCTCCATTTACTGGAGATGTGACACTCGGAACGACAAACATGAACAGAGCCTTGGTCACAGTTGATGTGAAGGATCAGGACGAAGGGCCTGAATGCAGACCTGCAATCCAATATGTACAGATTAAAGAAAACTCCCCAGTGGGTTCAAAGATCAGTGGATATAAGGCATATGACCCTGAAACTAAAAGTAGCAGTGGTTTAAG GTACAAATTATTGCATGACCAAAAAGGGTGGATCACCATTAATGAAATTTCGGGCTCACTCGTAATTTCCAAAACCTTAGACAGGGAGGCTGTAACTCCCAGAAGTGCCTTGTATAATGTTACAGTCCTGGCAATAGATCAAG aTAGTAGATCATGTACTGGAACCCTTGCAATTAAAATTGAAGATGAGAATGATAATCCACCAGAAATAGTTCAAAATCATCTAATAGTTTGCAAACCAAAGATGGAGTATGTTGACATTTCAGCTGTTGATCCTGACGAGCCCAACCACGGCGCTCCATTTCACTTCAGCCTGGCAAAAACTTCTCCAGAAATCAACAGACCATGGACCCTCACCAAAGTTAATG ataCAGCTGCCCGTCTTTCATATTTGAAAAATGCCAAATTTCAAGAATATTATATTTCCGTTATTGTAAGTGATAGAGGCCATCAATCTGCAACAAAAACCTTGAGAGTGGAACTCTGTGATTGTATTCGTCCAGATCAATGTCGCACGACTGCACCGAGTGCAGGAGTACTTGGCCACTGGGCGATCCTTGCGATACTTCTGGGTATAGTATTGCTTTTCT CTGTATTGCTAACTGTAGTATGTGGACTTGCTAGTGCcagaaataaaaaaagttttcctgAAGATTTGGCACAGCAAAACTTAATCATCTCAAACACAGAAGCACCTGGAGATGACAAAGTG tgttCTGCCAACGGGTTTACGACCCATACAGTCAACAGCTCTAACCAAGGCTTTTGTGGTACTATGGGATCAGAAGTCAAAAATGGCAGGCAGGAAACCATTGAAATGGTAAAAGGAGGAAACCAGACCTTGGAATTGTGCCAGGGGGCAGGGCATCATCACACCCTGGATTCCTGCAGAGGAGGCACCATGGAGATGGACCACTCGGAGTGGTACAATTTCACTCAGCCCCGCCTTGGTGAA aaATTGCATCTATGTAATCAGGATGAAGACCACATGCCATCTCAAGATTATGTTCTTACGTATAACTATGAAGGAAGAGGGTCTCCAGCTGGTTCTGTAGGTTGCTGCAGTGAAAAACAGGAAGAAGATGGccttgactttttaaataatttggaaaCCAAATTTACTGCCTTAGCAGAAACATGCACAAAGAAATAA
- the DSC3 gene encoding desmocollin-3 isoform X2: MAAAGSQSSLRGALCRQLLLTLVVFSFACEACKKVIFHIPSKLEADKVVGRVNLKECLGSADHIQSSDPDFRVLEDGSVYTAHAVVLSDEKRSFTIWLSDSKNQIQKEIPVLLEHQKKVLRKRHTKETVLRRSKRRWAPLPCSMLENSLGPFPLFLQQVQSDASQNYTVFYSISGRGVDQEPLNLFFIDKVNGNLYCTQPVDREEYDVFDLIAHASTADGYSADLPLPLLIIVEDENDNRPIFTEAIYNFEVPESSKIGTTVGVIYATDRDEPDTMHTRLKYSILEQTPGSPGIFSVHPGTGVITTVSHNLDREVVNKYSLIMRVQDMDGQFFGLMSTATCIITVKDSNDNLPTFIQNAYEVSVEENTFDVEILRIPVEDKDLINTTSWRANFTILKGNGNGHFKISTDKETNEGVLYVVKPLNYEENRQVVLEIGVVNEAPFTGDVTLGTTNMNRALVTVDVKDQDEGPECRPAIQYVQIKENSPVGSKISGYKAYDPETKSSSGLRYKLLHDQKGWITINEISGSLVISKTLDREAVTPRSALYNVTVLAIDQDSRSCTGTLAIKIEDENDNPPEIVQNHLIVCKPKMEYVDISAVDPDEPNHGAPFHFSLAKTSPEINRPWTLTKVNDTAARLSYLKNAKFQEYYISVIVSDRGHQSATKTLRVELCDCIRPDQCRTTAPSAGVLGHWAILAILLAVLLTVVCGLASARNKKSFPEDLAQQNLIISNTEAPGDDKVCSANGFTTHTVNSSNQGFCGTMGSEVKNGRQETIEMVKGGNQTLELCQGAGHHHTLDSCRGGTMEMDHSEWYNFTQPRLGEKLHLCNQDEDHMPSQDYVLTYNYEGRGSPAGSVGCCSEKQEEDGLDFLNNLETKFTALAETCTKK, from the exons GTCTTCAGTTTTGCTTGTGAAGCTTGCAAAAAGGTGATATTTCATATACCTTCCAAACTAGAGGCAGACAAAGTGGTTGGCAGAG TTAATTTGAAAGAGTGCCTCGGATCTGCAGACCACATCCAATCCAGtgatcctgatttcagagttctAGAAGATGGGTCAGTATACACAGCCCATGCTGTTGTGTTGTCTGATGAGAAAAGATCTTTCACCATATGGCTTTCTGACTCAAAGAATCAGATACAGAAAGAGATTCCTGTGCTCCTGGAACATCAGAAGAAG GTACTGAGGAAGAGACACACTAAAGAGACTGTTCTCAGGCGTTCCAAGAGGAGATGGGCGCCTCTCCCCTGCTCAATGCTGGAGAATTCCTTGGGCCCTTTCCCTTTGTTCCTTCAACAG GTTCAATCTGACGCGTCACAGAACTATACCGTCTTCTACTCAATAAGTGGGCGTGGAGTTGACCAAGAACCTTTAAATCTGTTTTTCATAGATAAAGTCAATGGAAATCTGTATTGTACCCAGCCTGTGGATCGTGAAGAATATGATGTTTTTGAT CTGATTGCCCATGCATCAACTGCAGATGGGTATTCAGCAGACTTACCTCTTCCACTGCTCATCATAGTGGAGGATGAAAATGACAACCGCCCTATTTTCACAGAAGCAATTTATAATTTTGAAGTTCCAGAAAGCAGTAAAATTG gTACTACAGTGGGAGTGATTTATGCCACGGACAGAGATGAACCAGACACGATGCATACACGCCTGAAGTATAGCATTTTGGAGCAGACGCCAGGATCACCGGGGATCTTTTCTGTGCATCCCGGCACAGGTGTAATCACCACAGTCTCTCATAATTTGGACAGAGAG gTTGTAAACAAGTACTCATTGATAATGAGAGTACAAGACATGGATGGTCAATTTTTTGGATTGATGAGTACAGCAACTTGCATCATAACAGTAAAAGATTCAAATGACAATTTACCCACTTTCATACAAAATGCT TATGAAGTATCAGTAGAGGAAAATACGTTCGATGTGGAAATCTTACGAATACCTGTAGAAGATAAGGATTTAATTAACACTACCAGTTGGAGAGccaattttactattttaaagggCAATGGAAATGGACATTTCAAAATCAgtacagacaaagaaactaatGAAGGTGTTCTCTATGTTGTAAAG ccacTGAATTACGAAGAAAACCGTCAAGTGGTCCTGGAAATTGGAGTAGTCAATGAAGCTCCATTTACTGGAGATGTGACACTCGGAACGACAAACATGAACAGAGCCTTGGTCACAGTTGATGTGAAGGATCAGGACGAAGGGCCTGAATGCAGACCTGCAATCCAATATGTACAGATTAAAGAAAACTCCCCAGTGGGTTCAAAGATCAGTGGATATAAGGCATATGACCCTGAAACTAAAAGTAGCAGTGGTTTAAG GTACAAATTATTGCATGACCAAAAAGGGTGGATCACCATTAATGAAATTTCGGGCTCACTCGTAATTTCCAAAACCTTAGACAGGGAGGCTGTAACTCCCAGAAGTGCCTTGTATAATGTTACAGTCCTGGCAATAGATCAAG aTAGTAGATCATGTACTGGAACCCTTGCAATTAAAATTGAAGATGAGAATGATAATCCACCAGAAATAGTTCAAAATCATCTAATAGTTTGCAAACCAAAGATGGAGTATGTTGACATTTCAGCTGTTGATCCTGACGAGCCCAACCACGGCGCTCCATTTCACTTCAGCCTGGCAAAAACTTCTCCAGAAATCAACAGACCATGGACCCTCACCAAAGTTAATG ataCAGCTGCCCGTCTTTCATATTTGAAAAATGCCAAATTTCAAGAATATTATATTTCCGTTATTGTAAGTGATAGAGGCCATCAATCTGCAACAAAAACCTTGAGAGTGGAACTCTGTGATTGTATTCGTCCAGATCAATGTCGCACGACTGCACCGAGTGCAGGAGTACTTGGCCACTGGGCGATCCTTGCGATACTTCTGG CTGTATTGCTAACTGTAGTATGTGGACTTGCTAGTGCcagaaataaaaaaagttttcctgAAGATTTGGCACAGCAAAACTTAATCATCTCAAACACAGAAGCACCTGGAGATGACAAAGTG tgttCTGCCAACGGGTTTACGACCCATACAGTCAACAGCTCTAACCAAGGCTTTTGTGGTACTATGGGATCAGAAGTCAAAAATGGCAGGCAGGAAACCATTGAAATGGTAAAAGGAGGAAACCAGACCTTGGAATTGTGCCAGGGGGCAGGGCATCATCACACCCTGGATTCCTGCAGAGGAGGCACCATGGAGATGGACCACTCGGAGTGGTACAATTTCACTCAGCCCCGCCTTGGTGAA aaATTGCATCTATGTAATCAGGATGAAGACCACATGCCATCTCAAGATTATGTTCTTACGTATAACTATGAAGGAAGAGGGTCTCCAGCTGGTTCTGTAGGTTGCTGCAGTGAAAAACAGGAAGAAGATGGccttgactttttaaataatttggaaaCCAAATTTACTGCCTTAGCAGAAACATGCACAAAGAAATAA
- the DSC3 gene encoding desmocollin-3 isoform X3 translates to MAAAGSQSSLRGALCRQLLLTLVVFSFACEACKKVIFHIPSKLEADKVVGRVNLKECLGSADHIQSSDPDFRVLEDGSVYTAHAVVLSDEKRSFTIWLSDSKNQIQKEIPVLLEHQKKVLRKRHTKETVLRRSKRRWAPLPCSMLENSLGPFPLFLQQVQSDASQNYTVFYSISGRGVDQEPLNLFFIDKVNGNLYCTQPVDREEYDVFDLIAHASTADGYSADLPLPLLIIVEDENDNRPIFTEAIYNFEVPESSKIGTTVGVIYATDRDEPDTMHTRLKYSILEQTPGSPGIFSVHPGTGVITTVSHNLDREVVNKYSLIMRVQDMDGQFFGLMSTATCIITVKDSNDNLPTFIQNAYEVSVEENTFDVEILRIPVEDKDLINTTSWRANFTILKGNGNGHFKISTDKETNEGVLYVVKPLNYEENRQVVLEIGVVNEAPFTGDVTLGTTNMNRALVTVDVKDQDEGPECRPAIQYVQIKENSPVGSKISGYKAYDPETKSSSGLRYKLLHDQKGWITINEISGSLVISKTLDREAVTPRSALYNVTVLAIDQDSRSCTGTLAIKIEDENDNPPEIVQNHLIVCKPKMEYVDISAVDPDEPNHGAPFHFSLAKTSPEINRPWTLTKVNDTAARLSYLKNAKFQEYYISVIVSDRGHQSATKTLRVELCDCIRPDQCRTTAPSAGVLGHWAILAILLGIVLLFSVLLTVVCGLASARNKKSFPEDLAQQNLIISNTEAPGDDKVCSANGFTTHTVNSSNQGFCGTMGSEVKNGRQETIEMVKGGNQTLELCQGAGHHHTLDSCRGGTMEMDHSEWYNFTQPRLGEESIRGHTG, encoded by the exons GTCTTCAGTTTTGCTTGTGAAGCTTGCAAAAAGGTGATATTTCATATACCTTCCAAACTAGAGGCAGACAAAGTGGTTGGCAGAG TTAATTTGAAAGAGTGCCTCGGATCTGCAGACCACATCCAATCCAGtgatcctgatttcagagttctAGAAGATGGGTCAGTATACACAGCCCATGCTGTTGTGTTGTCTGATGAGAAAAGATCTTTCACCATATGGCTTTCTGACTCAAAGAATCAGATACAGAAAGAGATTCCTGTGCTCCTGGAACATCAGAAGAAG GTACTGAGGAAGAGACACACTAAAGAGACTGTTCTCAGGCGTTCCAAGAGGAGATGGGCGCCTCTCCCCTGCTCAATGCTGGAGAATTCCTTGGGCCCTTTCCCTTTGTTCCTTCAACAG GTTCAATCTGACGCGTCACAGAACTATACCGTCTTCTACTCAATAAGTGGGCGTGGAGTTGACCAAGAACCTTTAAATCTGTTTTTCATAGATAAAGTCAATGGAAATCTGTATTGTACCCAGCCTGTGGATCGTGAAGAATATGATGTTTTTGAT CTGATTGCCCATGCATCAACTGCAGATGGGTATTCAGCAGACTTACCTCTTCCACTGCTCATCATAGTGGAGGATGAAAATGACAACCGCCCTATTTTCACAGAAGCAATTTATAATTTTGAAGTTCCAGAAAGCAGTAAAATTG gTACTACAGTGGGAGTGATTTATGCCACGGACAGAGATGAACCAGACACGATGCATACACGCCTGAAGTATAGCATTTTGGAGCAGACGCCAGGATCACCGGGGATCTTTTCTGTGCATCCCGGCACAGGTGTAATCACCACAGTCTCTCATAATTTGGACAGAGAG gTTGTAAACAAGTACTCATTGATAATGAGAGTACAAGACATGGATGGTCAATTTTTTGGATTGATGAGTACAGCAACTTGCATCATAACAGTAAAAGATTCAAATGACAATTTACCCACTTTCATACAAAATGCT TATGAAGTATCAGTAGAGGAAAATACGTTCGATGTGGAAATCTTACGAATACCTGTAGAAGATAAGGATTTAATTAACACTACCAGTTGGAGAGccaattttactattttaaagggCAATGGAAATGGACATTTCAAAATCAgtacagacaaagaaactaatGAAGGTGTTCTCTATGTTGTAAAG ccacTGAATTACGAAGAAAACCGTCAAGTGGTCCTGGAAATTGGAGTAGTCAATGAAGCTCCATTTACTGGAGATGTGACACTCGGAACGACAAACATGAACAGAGCCTTGGTCACAGTTGATGTGAAGGATCAGGACGAAGGGCCTGAATGCAGACCTGCAATCCAATATGTACAGATTAAAGAAAACTCCCCAGTGGGTTCAAAGATCAGTGGATATAAGGCATATGACCCTGAAACTAAAAGTAGCAGTGGTTTAAG GTACAAATTATTGCATGACCAAAAAGGGTGGATCACCATTAATGAAATTTCGGGCTCACTCGTAATTTCCAAAACCTTAGACAGGGAGGCTGTAACTCCCAGAAGTGCCTTGTATAATGTTACAGTCCTGGCAATAGATCAAG aTAGTAGATCATGTACTGGAACCCTTGCAATTAAAATTGAAGATGAGAATGATAATCCACCAGAAATAGTTCAAAATCATCTAATAGTTTGCAAACCAAAGATGGAGTATGTTGACATTTCAGCTGTTGATCCTGACGAGCCCAACCACGGCGCTCCATTTCACTTCAGCCTGGCAAAAACTTCTCCAGAAATCAACAGACCATGGACCCTCACCAAAGTTAATG ataCAGCTGCCCGTCTTTCATATTTGAAAAATGCCAAATTTCAAGAATATTATATTTCCGTTATTGTAAGTGATAGAGGCCATCAATCTGCAACAAAAACCTTGAGAGTGGAACTCTGTGATTGTATTCGTCCAGATCAATGTCGCACGACTGCACCGAGTGCAGGAGTACTTGGCCACTGGGCGATCCTTGCGATACTTCTGGGTATAGTATTGCTTTTCT CTGTATTGCTAACTGTAGTATGTGGACTTGCTAGTGCcagaaataaaaaaagttttcctgAAGATTTGGCACAGCAAAACTTAATCATCTCAAACACAGAAGCACCTGGAGATGACAAAGTG tgttCTGCCAACGGGTTTACGACCCATACAGTCAACAGCTCTAACCAAGGCTTTTGTGGTACTATGGGATCAGAAGTCAAAAATGGCAGGCAGGAAACCATTGAAATGGTAAAAGGAGGAAACCAGACCTTGGAATTGTGCCAGGGGGCAGGGCATCATCACACCCTGGATTCCTGCAGAGGAGGCACCATGGAGATGGACCACTCGGAGTGGTACAATTTCACTCAGCCCCGCCTTGGTGAA GAATCCATTAGAGGACACACtggttaa